One region of Sphingomonas kaistensis genomic DNA includes:
- the fghA gene encoding S-formylglutathione hydrolase produces the protein MQISSDVLSHGGRQLVVTHDSAATATPMTFSLFLPPQAEHGKVPLVTYLSGLTCTHANVTDKGEYRRSCAERGLAFLAPDTSPRGDGVADAEGWDIGLGAGFYVDATEAPWSANYRMWSYVTEELPTLLAGEFPMLDRGRQAISGHSMGGHGALTVALRHPGRFRSVSAFAPIVAPSQVPWGEKAFFHYLGADREAWRQHDAVALIERGGRLPALKVDVGGADPFLERELRPGLLEQACAAAGQPLELAVQQGYDHSYHFVSTYMAAHLDWHASRLKI, from the coding sequence ATGCAGATCAGCTCCGACGTCCTCAGCCACGGCGGCCGCCAGCTCGTCGTCACCCACGATAGTGCGGCGACGGCGACGCCCATGACCTTTTCGCTGTTCCTCCCCCCGCAGGCGGAACACGGCAAGGTGCCGCTGGTGACCTATCTGTCGGGGCTGACCTGCACCCATGCCAACGTCACCGACAAGGGCGAGTATCGCCGGTCCTGCGCCGAGCGCGGACTCGCCTTCCTTGCCCCCGACACCTCTCCGCGCGGGGACGGCGTGGCCGATGCCGAAGGCTGGGACATCGGCCTCGGCGCCGGTTTCTACGTCGATGCTACCGAGGCCCCGTGGTCGGCCAACTACCGGATGTGGAGCTATGTCACCGAGGAGCTTCCCACGCTCCTCGCGGGCGAATTCCCGATGCTCGACAGGGGGCGGCAGGCGATCAGCGGTCACAGCATGGGCGGGCACGGCGCGCTGACCGTGGCGCTGCGTCATCCCGGCCGCTTTCGCAGTGTGTCGGCCTTTGCCCCGATCGTCGCGCCGAGCCAGGTGCCGTGGGGCGAAAAGGCATTTTTCCACTATCTCGGGGCAGACCGGGAAGCCTGGCGCCAGCATGATGCGGTGGCCTTGATCGAGCGCGGCGGCCGCCTGCCGGCGCTCAAGGTCGATGTCGGCGGCGCCGATCCGTTCCTGGAACGCGAGCTGCGGCCCGGCCTCCTCGAGCAGGCCTGCGCCGCCGCCGGCCAGCCGCTCGAACTGGCGGTGCAGCAGGGCTACGACCACAGCTATCATTTCGTGTCGACGTATATGGCGGCGCACCTCGACTGGCA
- a CDS encoding VOC family protein, translated as MFSHVMIGSNDLERSKKFYDAVFTAIGGREGRVDPKGRVMYLKDGGIFIITKPIDGEAATHGNGCTLGFSVTGPEQAHAWHEAGIAAGGTPIEDDPGVRSGMGVNLYLAYLRDPDGNKICAMHRMPADA; from the coding sequence ATGTTTTCGCACGTCATGATCGGGTCGAATGACCTCGAGCGATCCAAGAAATTCTACGACGCTGTGTTCACCGCCATTGGCGGGCGGGAGGGCCGCGTCGATCCCAAGGGCCGCGTCATGTACCTCAAGGACGGCGGCATCTTCATCATCACCAAGCCGATCGACGGCGAGGCGGCGACGCACGGCAACGGATGCACTTTGGGCTTTTCGGTGACCGGGCCGGAGCAGGCCCATGCCTGGCACGAAGCCGGGATCGCTGCCGGCGGGACCCCGATCGAGGACGACCCCGGAGTTCGCAGCGGCATGGGCGTCAACCTCTACCTCGCCTATCTGCGCGATCCCGACGGCAACAAGATCTGCGCCATGCACCGGATGCCGGCCGACGCCTGA